One Cryptomeria japonica chromosome 9, Sugi_1.0, whole genome shotgun sequence genomic window carries:
- the LOC131073915 gene encoding aldehyde dehydrogenase 1 translates to MASPKCNGSEAQAGPWKLVMEDGGPIKSPVKVKYTKLFINGEFVDSVSGKTFETFDPRTEEVIASVSEATKEDVDLAVKAARAAFDHGPWPRMPGSERGRILNKFADLIQQHSEQLALLESWDGGKPLDLVKAFDMPKSVSVLQYYAGYADKIHGMTLKMSGPYQGYTLHEPIGVCGQIIPWNFPLFMFFTKIAPALTCGCTLVVKPAELTPLTALYCAHLSVEAGIPPGVLNVLPGFGAITGAAISSHMDIDKVAFTGSTQVGRLIMEAAAKSNLKAVTLELGGKSPLIIMDDFNIDEAVEIANAAIFTCMGQICIAGSRVFVQEGVYDKFVKKIAERAKKIVVGDPLKGGVQHGPQINKIQFDKILKYIQYGKIDGANLLIGGHSLGEKGFYIEPTIFIDVEDNMRIAKEEIFGPVMSIFKFKTIEEVIERGNKTIYGLAAGVLTQNINVANRVARSLRAGTMWINTFLVVDNDSPFGGYKLSGFGREYGPHGLQNYLQVKSVITPLHESPWL, encoded by the exons ATGGCATCTCCTAAATGTAATGGTTCAGAAGCACAAGCAGGGCCTTGGAAGTTAGTGATGGAGGATGGAGGACCCATCAAATCTCCAGTCAAAGTGAAATACACAAAGCTCTTCATTAATGGAGAGTTTGTGGATTCAGTTTCAG ggaAAACATTTGAGACATTTGATCCAAGAACAGAGGAAGTTATAGCAAGTGTATCAGAAGCCACCAAAGAAGATGTTGATTTGGCTGTCAAAGCAGCCAGGGCGGCCTTTGATCATGGTCCATGGCCTCGCATGCCTGGATCT GAAAGAGGCCGCATACTGAATAAGTTTGCAGATCTGATTCAACAACATTCAGAGCAACTTGCACTATTGGAATCATGGGATGGAGGAAAACCTCTGGATCTTGTTAAAGCATTTGACATGCCAAAATCAGTCAGTGTTCTCCAATACTATGCAG GGTATGCTGATAAAATCCATGGGATGACATTAAAGATGAGTGGGCCATACCAAGGATATACATTGCATGAACCAATTGGAGTGTGTGGTCAGATTATACCCTGGAACTTTCCACTATTTATGTTTTTCACTAAGATTGCTCCTGCTCTCACCTGTGGATGCACACTAGTAGTCAAGCCTGCAGAGTTGACTCCTTTAACTGCACTCTACTGTGCTCATTTATCTGTAGAG GCTGGAATACCTCCTGGTGTTCTTAATGTGCTTCCTGGTTTTGGAGCAATAACTGGTGCTGCCATAAGCAGTCATATGGATATTGATAAG GTTGCATTTACAGGGTCAACTCAAGTGGGGAGATTGATAATGGAAGCTGCAGCCAAGAGTAATTTGAAGGCTGTGACATTAGAGCTTGGTGGGAAATCACCTTTAATTATCATGGATGATTTTAATATTGATGAAGCTGTAGAAATTGCAAATGCAGCCATATTCACATGCATG GGACAAATATGCATAGCCGGGTCACGAGTATTTGTTCAAGAAGGTGTTTATGATAAATTTGTGAAGAAAATAGCAGAAAGAGCAAAGAAGATTGTAGTAGGTGACCcacttaagggaggagtacaacaTGGCCCTCAG ATTaataaaattcagtttgataaaATATTGAAATACATTCAATATGGTAAGATAGATGGGGCCAATTTATTAATTGGTGGTCATTCCTTGGGTGAAAAGGGATTTTACATCGAGCCTACAATTTTTATTGATGTTGAG GATAATATGAGGATTgccaaagaagaaatatttggccCAGTCATGTCTATTTTCAAGTTCAA AACTATAGAAGAAGTAATAGAAAGAGGAAACAAGACAATCTATGGTCTTGCAGCTGGGGTTTTGACTCAAAATATTAATGTAGCTAATAGAGTTGCAAGATCTCTTCGTGCGGGAACTATGTGGATTAATACTTTTCTTGTAGTTGATAATGATTCCCCATTTGGAGGATACAAATTGAGTGGATTTGGAAGAGAGTATGGACCTCACGGCcttcaaaattatctacaagtcAAGTCAGTTATTACTCCTCTTCATGAGTCTCCATGGCTCTGA